One window of the Sciurus carolinensis chromosome 8, mSciCar1.2, whole genome shotgun sequence genome contains the following:
- the LOC124990940 gene encoding serine palmitoyltransferase small subunit A-like: MAGMVLARAWKQMSWFYYQYLLVTVLYVLEPWERTVFNSMLVSIMGMALYTGYVFMSQHIMAVLHYFEIIQ, encoded by the coding sequence ATGGCGGGGATGGTGCTGGCACGGGCCTGGAAGCAGATGTCCTGGTTTTACTATCAGTACCTGCTGGTCACAGTGCTTTACGTGCTGGAGCCCTGGGAGCGGACTGTGTTCAATTCCATGCTGGTTTCAATTATGGGGATGGCACTGTACACCGGATACGTCTTCATGTCCCAGCACATCATGGCAGTTTTACACTACTTTGAAATTATACAGTGA